A window of Streptomyces sp. DG1A-41 contains these coding sequences:
- a CDS encoding carbohydrate-binding protein, whose product MHLRPVIASVGLLAGSLVALSGTTAQAATTRYEAETSPAVCAGTIDSNWAGYSGTGFCNGDNGTGGYAQFTVTASAAGTATLKVRFANGTTSARTANIVVNGTAAGTASFEGTGAWNTWATKTLTVPLRSGGNTVRLAPTTSGGLPNIDYLEVETSGGEPQPTGPVLYVSPGGTDSAAGTESNPTTLTSAISRISAGGTIYLRGGTYRHSQTVTIPAGRNGTSGDRTELFAYPGETPVLNFSAQSEDPAGRGLAVNASYWHIKGVVVERAGDNGIFVSGSNNVIERTVTRFNRDSGLQLSRALSSTPKDQWPSHNLILSAESHDNVDSDGEDADGFAPKLTVGPGNVFRHTVAHHNIDDGYDLYTKTDTGPIGAVTIEDSLAYDNGTLSDGSQAGNGDRNGYKLGGEDIGVNHIVRRSIAYQNGKHGFTYNRNTGPMQVSDNVSIGNEQRNFNFDSGSTSVFRNNTSCDSGSNDRIIGDSDSSNQFWSGSNGSRCSSYAGALRWSFASDGRLVVTFGGSR is encoded by the coding sequence ATGCACCTGAGACCAGTGATCGCGTCCGTCGGCCTCCTGGCCGGCAGCCTCGTCGCGCTGTCCGGGACCACGGCACAGGCGGCGACCACCCGGTACGAGGCCGAGACGTCGCCGGCGGTCTGCGCCGGCACCATCGACTCGAACTGGGCCGGATACTCCGGCACCGGGTTCTGCAACGGCGACAACGGAACCGGCGGCTACGCACAGTTCACCGTGACCGCGTCCGCCGCCGGCACGGCGACCCTGAAGGTCCGCTTCGCCAACGGCACGACCTCCGCGCGCACCGCGAACATCGTGGTCAACGGCACGGCGGCCGGCACGGCGTCCTTCGAGGGCACCGGCGCCTGGAACACCTGGGCGACCAAGACGCTCACCGTGCCGCTGCGGTCGGGCGGCAACACCGTCCGCCTCGCCCCGACCACCTCCGGCGGCCTGCCCAACATCGACTACCTCGAGGTCGAGACGAGCGGCGGCGAACCGCAGCCCACGGGCCCGGTCCTGTACGTCTCGCCGGGCGGCACCGACAGCGCGGCCGGCACGGAGTCGAACCCGACGACGCTCACCTCGGCGATCAGCCGCATCTCCGCCGGCGGCACGATCTACCTGCGCGGCGGCACCTACCGCCACTCCCAGACCGTCACCATCCCGGCGGGCCGCAACGGCACGTCCGGCGACCGCACGGAACTGTTCGCCTACCCGGGCGAGACCCCCGTGCTGAACTTCTCCGCCCAGAGCGAGGACCCGGCAGGCCGCGGCCTCGCCGTCAACGCGTCGTACTGGCACATCAAGGGCGTCGTCGTCGAACGGGCCGGTGACAACGGCATCTTCGTCAGTGGCAGCAACAACGTCATCGAGCGCACGGTGACCCGCTTCAACCGCGACTCGGGGCTCCAGCTCTCCCGGGCGCTCTCCAGCACGCCGAAGGACCAGTGGCCGTCCCACAACCTCATCCTGAGCGCGGAATCGCACGACAACGTCGACTCCGACGGCGAGGACGCCGACGGCTTCGCCCCGAAGCTCACCGTCGGCCCCGGGAACGTCTTCCGCCACACCGTCGCCCACCACAACATCGACGACGGCTACGACCTCTACACCAAGACGGACACCGGCCCCATCGGCGCGGTGACCATCGAGGACTCCCTCGCCTACGACAACGGCACCCTCAGCGACGGCTCCCAGGCCGGCAACGGCGACCGCAACGGCTACAAGCTCGGCGGCGAGGACATAGGGGTCAACCACATCGTCCGGCGCAGCATCGCCTACCAGAACGGCAAGCACGGGTTCACCTACAACCGCAACACCGGCCCGATGCAGGTCTCGGACAACGTGAGCATCGGCAACGAGCAGCGCAACTTCAACTTCGACTCGGGCAGCACGTCGGTGTTCCGGAACAACACCTCGTGCGACAGCGGGTCGAACGACCGGATCATCGGCGACTCCGACAGCTCGAACCAGTTCTGGTCCGGCTCGAACGGCTCACGCTGCTCCTCCTACGCCGGGGCCCTGCGCTGGTCGTTCGCCTCCGACGGGCGGCTCGTCGTGACGTTCGGGGGCAGTCGGTAG
- a CDS encoding cytochrome c oxidase assembly protein has translation MSAGYLPELTAGRLLGSWQLDVPALLLVVALGGLYGWGVARVRGRGGSWPFARLAAFAVLGTGTIVVATMSGLAVYDHELFWPAAVQNVALDLLAPLGLALGDPLRLAVEALPEGGAGRVRRVMTGRLVRTLTFPLVSTALVLATELTVYFTPYFATALRVGWLHELMYLHLLAAGCLFVLPVLTREQALPAWCTHPVRAALVFLDGIVDALPGLVVMTHGTLIAGAWYLHHAPPWSPDVHHDQQIGGGAMLGIAELAALPFLLVILAQWVRAERDQTAALDRRLDGELAPPASGFGRGPAPELVRPWWETEESEVAARVRRQGHDAGQADPYGDL, from the coding sequence CTGTCGGCCGGGTACCTGCCGGAGCTGACCGCCGGGCGGCTGCTGGGCTCCTGGCAGCTGGACGTTCCCGCCTTGCTGCTCGTCGTCGCCCTGGGCGGGCTCTACGGCTGGGGTGTCGCGCGGGTGCGCGGCCGGGGCGGCTCCTGGCCGTTCGCACGCCTCGCCGCGTTCGCCGTGCTCGGGACGGGCACGATCGTCGTGGCCACGATGTCCGGGCTGGCCGTCTACGACCATGAACTGTTCTGGCCCGCCGCCGTGCAGAACGTCGCTCTCGATCTGCTCGCGCCGCTGGGCCTCGCCCTCGGCGACCCGCTGCGCCTCGCGGTCGAGGCGCTGCCGGAGGGCGGCGCGGGCCGGGTGCGGCGGGTCATGACCGGCCGACTGGTCAGGACCCTGACGTTCCCCCTCGTCAGCACGGCCCTGGTGCTGGCCACGGAACTGACCGTCTACTTCACGCCGTACTTCGCCACCGCGCTGCGCGTCGGCTGGCTGCACGAGCTGATGTACCTGCACCTGCTGGCGGCCGGCTGCCTGTTCGTCCTGCCGGTGCTCACCCGCGAACAGGCCCTGCCCGCCTGGTGCACCCACCCCGTCCGAGCGGCCCTGGTCTTCCTGGACGGCATCGTCGACGCCCTCCCCGGGCTGGTCGTCATGACGCACGGCACCCTGATCGCGGGCGCCTGGTACCTGCACCACGCGCCGCCCTGGTCACCCGACGTCCACCACGACCAGCAGATCGGCGGCGGCGCCATGCTCGGCATCGCCGAACTGGCCGCCCTGCCCTTCCTGCTGGTGATCCTCGCCCAATGGGTCCGCGCCGAGCGCGACCAGACGGCGGCGCTTGACCGTCGGCTCGATGGTGAACTCGCCCCTCCCGCAAGCGGATTCGGGCGGGGCCCGGCTCCCGAACTGGTGCGGCCCTGGTGGGAGACGGAGGAGAGCGAGGTGGCGGCACGGGTGCGACGGCAGGGTCACGACGCCGGGCAGGCTGACCCGTACGGCGACCTATGA